The following are from one region of the Myotis daubentonii chromosome 2, mMyoDau2.1, whole genome shotgun sequence genome:
- the LOC132226124 gene encoding olfactory receptor 6C74, which produces MRNHTTVTAFILLGLTDDPQLQAVIFLLLLITYMLSVTGNLTIITLTLLDPHLKTPMYFFLRNFSFLEISFTTVCIPKFLVSMATGDKSISYNNCAAQLFFTILLGASEFFLLAAMSYDRYVAICKPLHYTTIMSGRVCTLLVFASWLAGFIIIFPPLLIGLQLDFCAANTVDHFFCDVSPILQLSCTNTDLIELMMLLSAILTLVVTLVLVILSYTNIIRTILKIPSPQQRKRAFSTCSSHMVVVSISYGSCIFMYVKPSAKERVSLNKGIALLSTSVAPMLNPFIYTLRNKQVKDAFKHMIKKNFFSTK; this is translated from the coding sequence ATGAGAAACCACACGACAGTGACAGCATTTATTCTTCTTGGACTGACTGATGATCCACAATTACAGGCtgtcatttttcttctccttcttatcacctACATGTTGAGTGTCACCGGGAACCTAACCATCATCACTCTCACCCTCCTGGATCCACACCTAAAGACGCCCATGTATTTCTTCCTCCGaaatttctcatttttagaaATCTCGTTCACAACTGTATGCATCCCCAAATTTCTTGTCAGTATGGCAACAGGTGATAAGTCCATTTCTTACAATAACTGTGCAGCACAGCTGTTTTTTACTATTCTCTTGGGTGCGTCCGAGTTTTTTCTTCTGGCTGCCATGTCCTATGATCGCTATGTGGCCATCTGCAAACCCCTGCATTACACCACCATCATGAGTGGCAGAGTCTGCACCTTGTTGGTCTTTGCTTCATGGTTGGCCGGTTTCATAATAATTTTTCCACCACTCCTTATAGGTCTCCAGCTAGACTTCTGTGCAGCCAACACTGTAGATCATTTCTTCTGTGATGTTTCTCCTATATTGCAGCTCTCTTGCACAAACACTGATTTAATAGAATTAATGATGCTTCTCTCAGCCATTTTGACGCTCGTGGTTACACTAGTGTTAGTGATTCTCTCCTACACAAACATCATCAGGACTATTCTGAAGATACCTTCTCCTCAACAGAGGAAGAGAGCCTTTTCTACATGCTCTTCTCACATGGTAGTTGTGTCTATTTCCTATGGCAGCTGCATCTTCATGTATGTGAAACCCTCGGCAAAGGAGAGAGTGTCTTTAAATAAAGGGATAGCTCTGCTCAGTACTTCTGTTGCCCCCATGTTGAATCCCTTCATTTACACGCTGAGAAACAAACAAGTGAAAGATGCTTTTAAGCACATGatcaaaaagaattttttttcaacaaagTGA
- the LOC132226126 gene encoding olfactory receptor 6C75-like, which yields MGNNTRITVFILAGLTDDPQWKVVLFIFLLLIYMLSITGNLIIITLTLLDIHLKTPMYFFLRNFSFLEISYTSTCIPKFLLTMATGDKTISYNCCATQMFFAFLFGASEFYLLAAMSYDRYVAICKPLHYTVIMNNKICRQLVLSCWLAGFFVIFPPLILGLDLDFCASNIIEHFYCDSTPVMQISCTDTRTLELMGFISALVTLLITLIMVIISYTYIALTILKFPSISQRKKAFSTCSSHMIVISLSYGSCIFMYVNPSVKQKVSFSKGISVLNTSVAPLLNPFIYTLRNQQVKKAFMIMIHRVIFFTKK from the coding sequence ATGGGAAATAACACGAGAATTACAGTGTTTATCCTAGCAGGTTTGACTGATGACCCACAATGGAAAGTTGTGTTATTCATCTTCCTGCTTCTCATTTACATGCTAAGCATCACTGGCAATCTGATCATCATTACACTCACCCTGCTGGATATTCACCTCAAGACCCCCATGTATTTTTTCCTTCGGAACTTTTCCTTTTTGGAAATTTCCTATACCAGTACATGCATTCCTAAATTTTTGCTTACTATGGCAACAGGGGACAAAACCATTTCCTATAATTGTTGTGCCACTCAGATGTTTTTTGCCTTCCTTTTTGGAGCATCTGAATTTTACTTGCTGGCTGCTATGTCCTATGACCGCTATGTTGCCATCTGTAAGCCCCTGCATTACACAGTCATCATGAACAATAAAATCTGCAGACAGCTTGTCCTCAGTTGTTGGCTGGCTGGTTTTTTTGTCATCTTTCCACCACTCATCTTGGGCCTGGACCTTGACTTCTGTGCCTCCAATATTATTGAGCATTTCTACTGTGACTCTACTCCTGTTATGCAGATCTCCTGCACAGACACACGGACTCTTGAGCTGATGGGATTCATCTCTGCTTTGGTGACACTTTTGATCACGTTGATAATGGTTATAATATCATATACCTATATTGCCTTGACCATTTTAAAATTCCCTTCAATTAGTCAGAGGAAAAAAGCGTTTTCGACATGTTCTTCTCACATGATTGTGATATCACTTTCTTATGGCAGCTGTATTTTCATGTATGTTAATCCATCAGTCAAACAAAAGGTATCTTTTTCCAAGGGAATTTCTGTGCTCAATACTTCAGTTGCGCCACTTTTGAACCCTTTCATCTACACTTTACGGAACCAACAGGTGAAAAAAGCCTTCATGATTATGATCCACAGGGTTATTTTTTTCACAAAGAAATGA